The proteins below come from a single Vitis vinifera cultivar Pinot Noir 40024 chromosome 9, ASM3070453v1 genomic window:
- the LOC100243014 gene encoding 1-aminocyclopropane-1-carboxylate oxidase has product MANSPENLHDNRLDFRAPPPSPIATGRRSSVTNDDVLAEFLEHSLRVPDLILPDRVFPRQRSVDAPPKIDFQTLDSTETDSVARILESFSGTGCFQLVNHGIPCNLIRSVTTAAAGVFRISPEKKATVSRSQEKIYGFEEIHEEDESEMSSEEFVWGRDENLKLEMEGIWPLAYSNFSEKMEILLSDIEKVANKILLILKETSLKNSKFGNEMIPEQEVIGTICHLYKHYKTASSDRWAGSLRYDVIRMLIRGFDCSHSLCLHVCNESSEFHIYSKKGWISFCPDKDALLVTIGDQMQAWSGGQYKHVIGRPIFKGENHKDGISMAFLYSPPTISKSSNVIKREKTISLGHQAILAILLSLAYYFLVYIYKKF; this is encoded by the exons ATGGCAAATTCACCGGAAAATTTGCACGATAACCGCCTCGATTTCCGGGCGCCGCCACCTTCTCCGATCGCCACCGGTCGCCGCTCCTCTGTCACGAACGACGACGTCCTCGCTGAATTCCTCGAGCACTCGCTCCGCGTTCCCGATCTCATACTGCCTGACCGCGTCTTCCCTCGCCAGCGATCCGTGGATGCCCCGCCGAAAATCGACTTCCAGACATTGGATTCCACGGAAACCGACTCCGTCGCGAGAATTCTGGAATCATTTTCCGGAACCGGCTGCTTTCAGCTGGTAAACCACGGAATTCCGTGCAATCTGATCCGATCCGTGACGACCGCCGCGGCAGGAGTTTTCCGGATTTCGCCGGAGAAGAAGGCGACGGTGTCCAGGTCGCAGGAAAAGATTTATGGATTTGAGGAAATCCATGAAGAAGACGAGAGTGAAATGAGCAGCGAAGAGTTTGTCTGGGGTAGAGatgagaatttgaaattggaaatggaGGGAATTTGGCCTCTCGCTTATTCAAATTTCAG TGAGAAAATGGAAATCCTCTTATCGGATATTGAGAAGGTCGCcaacaaaattttgttaattCTTAAAGAAActtctttgaaaaattcaaaatttggaaaTGAAATGATTCCGGAGCAAGAAGTGATCGGCACAATATGTCATCTTTACAAGCACTATAAAACTGCTTCGAGTGATCGATGGGCTGGCTCTTTGAGATATGATGTGATCAGAATGCTGATAAGAGGGTTTGATTGCTCCCATAGCTTGTGTTTACATGTATGCAATGAGTCCTCAGAGTTTCATATTTATTCCAAGAAAGGATGGATCTCTTTTTGCCCCGACAAAGATGCATTACTGGTCACGATTGGAGATCAAATGCAG GCATGGAGTGGAGGGCAGTACAAGCATGTGATAGGAAGGCCAATCTTTAAAGGTGAGAATCATaaggatggcatctcaatgGCTTTCCTCTATTCTCCTCCAACCATCTCCAAGAGCTCCAATGTGATCAAGAGGGAAAAGACTATTTCTCTTGGCCACCAAGCCATATTGGCTATTCTTTTGAGTCTTGCATACTATTTTTTGGTTTATATTTATAAGAAGTTTTGA